The segment GTCGTTGGTGCGCCCGCGCACCTCCTTGAGCAGCGGCAGGCCGCGGCCACAGGCGCATTGCGCGTCGTCGAGCACGGCGACATCGCCATTCTTGTAGCGGATGAACGGAAAGCCGCCGCTGTACAGATGCGTGACGACTACCTCGCCGGGCTCGCCCGCCGGCACGGGTTGGCCACGCTCGTCGACGATCTCGACGATGAGGTCCTCGGCCGTGATGTGCAGGCCGCCTTGCCGGCATTCATGCGCGATGAAGCCCGAATCGCGCCCGCCATAACCATTGGCCACCGGGCAGCCGAATACGCGCTTGAGCGTGTCGGCCTGATGCGGGTACAGCCGCTCGGCGGTGCAGAAGGCCACCTTGATGCCGAGATCGTCCATGCGCACGCGCCGTTTCTCGGCATGCTGGGCAATCAACGTCATCGACGACGGGTAGCCGAACAGCATGGTCGGCCGGAACGCGCGGATCTCGTCGAGGTAGCGATCCATGTCGGCCGGCTTGAGCGAGGCCGAAGGCATCAGGCGGCTGCGCATCAGCCAGTCGCGTGCGCGCCGCACGCGGTCCTGCGCCGACAGCTCGATGGCGGAACTCCAGATCACCAGCTCGCGGTCGCCGATGTCGACATCCCACCAGCGCGTGGCGCGCCACTTGGCCGCTACATCGTGGCTGACGCGCGTGTTGCCGATATTGAAGCGCAGGGGGTCGCCGGTCGAGCCGGTGGTCGAGAACAGCTTGACGGGTTCGTCACTGTCGGCCTTCAGCCGCTCGAACTCGCGCCGGATCACGTCCTTGGTCAACAGCGGCAGGCGGGCCAGATCGGCAACCGAGGTCACGCTGGCCGGGTCGAAGTCCAGCGAGCGGAACAGCTCGCGGTAGTAAGGCACCTGCCGCGCCGCATCGCCGAGAAAACCGTGCAGGTGCGACAGCTGCAGCGCCCGCACCTGCTCGCGCGACAGCCACTGCGTGCGTTCGAGCTCGCGCCGCACGGCCACCGTATCGTGGTGCTTGAGCCGCTCATGCATGGGGAACAGCAGGTTCGCGCACAGTGCGGTATAGATCCCCATCAGTGCCCCCTCTTGCCGGCTTGGCGGTAGGCCGCGAGCCACTGCTCGCGCACCACAGGCCAGGCATAGCGCTGCGCCTCGGCCAACCCGGCCGTGCGGAATGCGCGCGCCAGCTCGGGCTCCTGCAT is part of the Chitinivorax sp. PXF-14 genome and harbors:
- a CDS encoding phenylacetate--CoA ligase family protein, which codes for MGIYTALCANLLFPMHERLKHHDTVAVRRELERTQWLSREQVRALQLSHLHGFLGDAARQVPYYRELFRSLDFDPASVTSVADLARLPLLTKDVIRREFERLKADSDEPVKLFSTTGSTGDPLRFNIGNTRVSHDVAAKWRATRWWDVDIGDRELVIWSSAIELSAQDRVRRARDWLMRSRLMPSASLKPADMDRYLDEIRAFRPTMLFGYPSSMTLIAQHAEKRRVRMDDLGIKVAFCTAERLYPHQADTLKRVFGCPVANGYGGRDSGFIAHECRQGGLHITAEDLIVEIVDERGQPVPAGEPGEVVVTHLYSGGFPFIRYKNGDVAVLDDAQCACGRGLPLLKEVRGRTNDVLIAQDGTMVHDVAFAMVLRDMPGVNAFKIIQESLSHCRLQLVTDERFQGAASEARIRGAFAARLGANVQTDIEYLAAIEPERTGKYRYVVSKVSQIQAGVPAATN